AAGGCAAGGCAAGGAGGAGGTcagcagaaaacaaaatttaataacGCCTGTCCGATCTCGGCCACACCAACCGGGCGCCTATTGATCCCCGGGTCCCGGCCAGTGGCCAGTTTGCACACGTTTCGTCAGTGACACCTTTTTGCCGGCGGGAGGGAAATCTATTTTCTCCATCTGCGCAATTTCGGAACGCTCGTGTTGATCGCGTTTCACGACGACGCAGACACGCAGATCGCATATTCGATCAGAACCGTGCACCCGACACTGGAGGAAAAACGAATTCAGCGGTGAAGTGTTTGCTGCAGCGTTCGCCGATCGCTGCCGGGTGTATCTCAGAGCACCGACACTTTCGAGCGGGTCGGATTTCCTGTAGTTTGTTGCTATTATTTCCATCCGAGTCCGCCCGTTATTCACGTCCTCGTGCATGCTTCGTTACAAATTGCTACATCGGAGGACCCTCATTAATCATTCGTTATTCCTACATGCGAGCAACTCTCAAACCGTTTTGAGCTATATTTGACTCTTATTTACTCTACGGATGCACAAGTGGCATTGACAACGAGATCGGACCAAAGAAATACAAAACTTTTCTAAACAATTGTTCATCTGTTGTAGGTTGTGTATACGTTTCGATGGCACTATGTTGAgtcttttaaacattttacttcGAAAAATGTTGTTAACTATACTTTCTTAAATTTGTtatgcattttttatttcaactaaAGAGACTTTGAAGTTTTTAGTCATTCGTCgctacttttaaagtattttgttTGCACCATCTTCAATTCAATCGTATACCACCACCCCACTACTGTTAATCCATTTTTTAACTATGCTTGTTTAGAATCCTTTTTTTCAGacatttttctattcattaTATAgaaatttgtgtgtttttgtttatttaaataaaatcgctGCAGTTTCATAGGGTGAAATGGTTAGTTTTTCATAttgttgcagaacattttctaaaaggaaaaattagcaGGAAAGTTGTGCGAGCTTAGCAAACTACAAATTTGATTGCGTAAAATAATCATTTGTTTGacgatatttgttttattcatgaTTGCTATTAttgcttattttttattgtctagtgttttatttatttaattatgtaCTGAGATTGCATTGCAAGCTTaaagcaatttatttatttattacctgTGACCGATCGGTAGCAGTTAATGTTCGGCTGAGGAACGCTTTTTTAAGCGATGTCAGAAGGATTCGAAATGacgataaaatttattttacaagaCGCACTTTGCACCGTCTTAAGTGCTCAGTTTACCACCGGGAGACGTTTTATAGTTGCAATAATAATATTCCATCGCCGGTGGGGAATCATAAACGACATCGATGGAACATGCCTCCCTTCCGACGCCCGCCCGTTCATCTCTAGAGATCGCACAGACTGGACGCACAGCATGACAACATCCCTCTTTCCCTACCCCCCCTTGCATCCGTCCCTGGCCATGAACTGAGTTCGCACGCGTTAAAACCCCGTTCGCATCCAACCCATGGAGGTCAGGAGTCGATCCGCCTTTGCGCCTGCCCTTAAccgtttcggttttcttttcgaagtGTCGGATTGATATTTCGGTGGGTTTGTTTTCTCGCGCCCTCGCACTACCCGGACCGGGGAACCGCGGTAGTGTCGTGTGCAAGTACGCCTCTGTGGCGATATACTTTTGCCCGGTGTGTTTCAATCTCTCGGGCCGGCCAACGTGTTGCACTCTCACTTCCAAATTGCTGGTGCGCCGTTGAATGGTCCGTGTGCCAGCGGTCACCATTAGTTGCGTTCGGTCAACGGTGCGAAGTGGTTAGGGTTCGGTGGCCTACCAAACGTTGGTGCAGGTTCTGGCACTTGGGAAACAAACAATAAGCTACAGTCTGGTGCTTCTAGACCGGTTGGGCTGGGAAACTTAACGGATCGGTTTAAATTTGCACCGCAGTGTAACACCTCAGTCGTTAATAGTGCCTCGACCGTTTTGTGAACAAATTAGCGAAAATGGTACGTTAAACACATTCTGTTCTATTACCCTTGCATAATGTCCTGTGATCACTCGTACTAAGTGTGCCCCGTGGATAAACCATCAATCAAGCCATCATAACCCAATCAATAGAAGATTCCCGCATTGTTACAGGGCCACTTAGAGTGACCAACAATAACGTGCGCGCTTTGCGCTTTTTCCGATTctaccaaaaaatgtttcagctTAAATTGTAGCAAGAACATTGTCCTcattttttaatccttttttgtTACATTATTTGAACGATTTTCTTGCACTAtaaattgcatttaaaaatattttattttttttaaagtgtatCAACAAAGTGTTTACATAAATACTAGCTACATTTCGCAAAAGTTCCTTCGTCATATCCCTCAACCATGTGGAGGtttaaacatatttcgaaGCAATTGGCTCGACCATTAGTGCGTACGTACGCATGTAATCCAAATAAActtaattaaaatatgaaaatcgcAGCGATTTCCAAAGCAATAATCTTGGGACTTTTGTATTTGATGATTCGTGTACAGCATTAGAAAAGTGCCAAACAGATAACCAGCAAGGGCACTTCACAAAAGCAAGAAGAACTGGAAAGTAACTGCTCAAGAGTTCTCCGAAACACTTCAGCTATCAGCTTGAGATCGAACTGCTCGTCCCCGTCTTGTTTCACAGGAGTTGGCAACGTTTAGTTTCCCCTGTAGCCTATCGAACGCTCGTAAAGTTCTGGATAACGAATTCTTATGAACAGATGAACTTATGGACAATTTTGAACAGTTTAACCGAAAACGGTGGGTTTGCGGATCGGTCGAGGAGCTTCGCGATCGAAGCATGAAGTCGTcgtgggtggaaaaaattgGTGTGAAACACAAATACatcgttttttaaacactccAGCAAGTCTGTGCAGAactagaatttaaaaaataaaaactagtgAAAATACCAAAGCTCGTGCAGCAGGACTAAAGGCCCAGGGGCGAACACATCAATTTACTTCAATAATTCCATGTTTCACTCATTCTTCAATAACCGTCGTAAATTCTCTTCaatgtgaaaattaaatattgatagaatttaaaataaaaactatgaCGTGAGGACGCTATTTTCATATTATTCCGGATACTGTAATTGCACTGTAAAACatgtacaaacaaacaatccgAATCCGGGAACCGCTCGAACCGTTAGCAAAGAGCATTATTAAAttcaagtgtttgtttatcTGAAAACCCCATTTTTCCAGGCCACCAGCTGCTTCGGTTGCAAGGAGGAGATCAAGGACAAGATGCTGGAGGCGCTCGGCAAGAGCTGGCATCCGGAGCATTTCACCTGCAAGGAGTGCAAGAAGCGCATCGCCGAGAACAAGTTCCACGAGAGTGAAGGACTGCCGGTGTGCGGCAAGTGCTTCGAGTCCAAGATACAGGCCATCTGCGCCGCGTGCCGCAAGCTGGTTACCGAGGTAAATGGTTCGAAATGTTCGGCGTGCTGTAAACTCAGCGGTATTGCGCACCGTTTGCACTGCGGACACACCTCATTTCGCCAGTGTGCCGCTTTCCACTGCGAGCGATTACGGTTTTTGGTGGGAAAGTTCTTTTGGAGTATCGTCGCGATCGTCGCAATCGTCGGTGCTTTTCATTCAGCGAAACGCTATTTATAGACCGGCGTCTGATGGCATTATTTTCGAATCTTCTCCCTCGCCCTTGCGGGGCTGGCTGAACTGTGCCACGCGACGATTCCCATTCGGGTCACAAGGtaaccatcgtcatcatcatcatcagcacccTCACCAGCATCGTCTTCTGCTGCGGATGGTAGGGTGTTGGTCGCAGCTGTAGGACGTAAACAACGGACTGTGCTACCCACGGAACATGCTAGTTTTCCATTCACACCTTCTGGTGGTCCCGAAGCGGCTGCCAATATTTTATACACCGTATTTCATCCGCTGGCACACGCCACAAGCATCGTTCCGTGGAGTCGCGCGAAGAATTTAGAACGTTGGTGCACACGAGCGCTCGTGTCCGCTATTAACAAAGAATGCGCAAAAATACTACAGTAGACTCACGATCAGCCGGGATCGTTCAAGACTTTTGAGATACTATAGTTGCTCTGCAAaattatgaaaagaaaaaattgcaacataatttaaattatgttgtaACCATTTTTTTACGGATTTCGCGGACTCTTCTGTAGTGACATAGTTTCGTTAGCTCGAGGATAAACTGTACACTAAAACCATACTGTACTCTCGACACACACAGAAAGTGGTGAAGGCGATGGGCAAAACGTGGCACCAGGACCACTTCATCTGCGGTGGCCCCTGCAAGCAGCAGCTGTCCGGAAAGACGTTCTTCGAGCGCAACGGTAAGCCGTACTGCACCGCCGACTACGAGCGCCTGTACGCACCGAAGTGCGCCGGCTGCAAGAAGCCCATCGCGGAGAAGGCCCTGTCGGCGCTGGAGGGCAAATGGCACAAGGAGTGCTTCAAGTGCAAGGTAAGAAGGAGGGAGAGGGTGGGGGGGCGGGCGGCGAGGGGACACCATTTCACAATTTGACTTCTTTCTCTCGACACTTCCTGATTTCCCGCTCCATTTTCTTGTTTCCCTCCCGGCGTCCTCGTGTCCAGCTCTGCAAAGAACCGATCGGAGTGGACGCCAAATTCCGGGCCGACAAGGATAAGCAACCGATGTGCGAAAAGTGTGGCATCTAAGCGGAACGGGGACTGCTCGCATCCCGACCAACTAATGTATACTCTCTAAGTGTTTGTTACCCAGTTGTTTCGATCATTTGTATCCTATCCTCCATTTGCCAGATGTGtatgtatttaaaataatcactCTCCATCGTGACGGGAGAGTTCACCGGCACCATCACGTTTGTTAAGAAATAAAGTGTGCTAATTGCTTATCTTGAAGTGACCTATTTGGCAACCGTGCTGACAACCCGTTGGAAAACTCGAATACAATCTAGCCAGGCCACATCCATCTTTATAGATCCGATTGATTGTACATATATAGGAACACATGCGATATTACTCCGGCTGAAATGTGATGCTATCTGCGACTCTCAAGGCTTACTGGTCTCTGGTTGCTATGCTTTTAAATTACATATTATTTATATTGGCAGAAAGCTTCAATCACATCATTTGATTTAGGAATTTGAGTTTTAAATCAACACAAGTTCATGGTTttgcttttggtttttgtagTTGCTGATCgccataaatattttattgcgGAATTTTACACACAAAACGCTGGCGCCGAACGTGGCCTATTGCTTACTGTATGCGTTTCCTCACTTCACACACCACTCTCTCCATTTTCATCTTGTTGTTTCGCCCCTTAATCGCGCCCTTCGCCCTACCGGCCCTACCGTGTGCTTTATCGATCCTTTGAACTTTTTTGTGCGACAGAAGGTTTTTGTACAACGTAACGCAAATATCAACGCATTAAAAAGGTGGAAATTGCCGACCAGGCAATGTTTGCTCGTTCCTCTGCAATTCTCTGCGCCTTGTTGTCTGAAACAGGTATCGCTGGGCGTTTCCTAcaagaagctgctgctgctcgggaAGGACATAAGGTCCTCGCTTGCCTCGGTCCGGAAGACAAGTGCGGGGTTAAAGCATTGAGTGAGATTTAAATAACTGCTTGGTGTGCGCTAACCGAAAATATTATTCACTAAACTGTTGAAGCCACTGCTGAGCGTGGAAAGGATGCCCTCGTCCGAGCCGGATGACTGCGCCGGAGGTAGCTGCTGGGACGGTCGATACTGGGTCGATGCGGCCGGCCGATAGTGCGTGCCGTCCTGGCGCTGCGCACGAGTGAGATAGACTGGTTTATAAAGGCATGTAATATATACGAGTGCGCGCCAACGGGTGCGCAGGTGTTACAGTAATAAAACAATGTGTTCACACAGGAGAAAGGCACACAACACACGCTCCCAACGTGGAGTCAACCGAATATCAAACACCACACAGTGGATCCACACCAAACGCATCGTTGCTACAATCGACACCATAAATTAGCTTGGATATCATCTGGACatgattaaattttgtttcattaacaAACAATCACCTCCACTGCGAACTTCTCCCTGCCTAAAGGAACAAACAGTACAGTTAAAATAGGATTATAAACAACCATATTTACAAGCGATACAACCTCTATTCGTTTGAAAATCTGCCCTAGTGATTCGCGTTTGTCTCTGTCCGTTATACACGTGTAAACCTTTACCTGTTACCTCAAGCGAATGGTAATCACAGCACactgacaaacacacactcgttGAATGTTTCTaaagttttaattgaataaacGATTGTTAAGATCGAAATGCATCCGAGATGCATTTGTGAGCGAATGGCGGAGAAGTCCTAAACGCCTGTAGACTTGTAATATGTTGACAATCAAAAGTAGCTGGAGCAGAGCAGAGCAGAATGGCAAAAGCCAGCAGAGCGATGGCCTGTTGGCTTTGTTATCGTGCGATTTCGTTTAGGTTCTTCTCAACCTATTCGCATCTGCTACCCTGTTGGCTAACGATTAACCTACGAGATACGTGAAGCACGCGTGTGTTTGGGTATTgcttatttacaaaaaaaacttatagGTTACTCCTTTCCGTCTCCGAGCGCGAGCCAACGAATCGCTGATACCCTACTCAGACGGTAAAAATAAGTCGATCTTGCTTGCCCACATCGTCGTTCAAAACTGGAGCCTCCACCAGCGCCGGCCGCTGTACTGGCGGTTGCCACGTGGCCCCACCGGCAGCCGGATCCGGAAACTGGACGGTACCGCGGTT
This region of Anopheles coustani chromosome X, idAnoCousDA_361_x.2, whole genome shotgun sequence genomic DNA includes:
- the LOC131268968 gene encoding paxillin-like, with product MATSCFGCKEEIKDKMLEALGKSWHPEHFTCKECKKRIAENKFHESEGLPVCGKCFESKIQAICAACRKLVTEKVVKAMGKTWHQDHFICGGPCKQQLSGKTFFERNGKPYCTADYERLYAPKCAGCKKPIAEKALSALEGKWHKECFKCKLCKEPIGVDAKFRADKDKQPMCEKCGI